Proteins from one Corallococcus exiguus genomic window:
- a CDS encoding AMIN-like domain-containing (lipo)protein, with the protein MRLRLGMYVLGVAVGLLGQGCQKQEPQTVPMDVPAANPPANTLPREGPAATAPVVHQVLDVKEDAGKPAATAEAAPDSGSAADAAWTTATVERPRGEPPSITLRSVRTGTHADYDRTVFEFDGPRLPGYQLGYVKTPVQQCGSGDDVKTPGQAALEVRFTLARAHDDQGQATVAQRSLKPALPTLLGLERVCDFEGEVTWVLGTARRAPFRVLELKDPTRLVLDVQH; encoded by the coding sequence ATGCGTCTGCGACTGGGAATGTACGTGCTGGGAGTGGCGGTGGGACTGCTGGGCCAGGGCTGCCAGAAGCAGGAGCCCCAGACCGTCCCCATGGACGTACCGGCCGCGAATCCGCCCGCCAACACCCTGCCGCGCGAGGGCCCGGCCGCCACCGCCCCGGTGGTGCACCAGGTGCTGGACGTGAAGGAAGACGCGGGCAAGCCGGCGGCCACGGCGGAGGCAGCGCCGGACTCCGGGAGCGCGGCGGACGCGGCGTGGACGACGGCGACGGTGGAGAGGCCGCGCGGCGAGCCCCCGTCCATCACGCTGCGCTCGGTGCGCACGGGGACGCACGCGGACTACGACCGCACGGTGTTCGAGTTCGACGGGCCGCGCCTGCCGGGCTACCAACTGGGGTACGTGAAGACGCCGGTGCAGCAGTGCGGCTCCGGCGACGACGTGAAGACGCCGGGACAGGCCGCGCTGGAGGTGCGCTTCACGCTGGCGCGGGCGCACGACGACCAGGGGCAGGCCACGGTGGCGCAGCGCTCGCTCAAGCCCGCGCTACCGACCCTGCTGGGCCTGGAGCGCGTGTGCGACTTCGAGGGCGAGGTGACGTGGGTGCTGGGCACCGCGCGCCGCGCCCCGTTCCGCGTGCTGGAGCTGAAGGACCCCACGCGCCTCGTGCTGGACGTCCAGCACTGA
- a CDS encoding pyridoxal phosphate-dependent aminotransferase — MAIDLTSLPRPSRDDTTVSSMVRGLVGSEILRIAAEIRELVAKGNKVCNLTVGDFNPKEFPIPDGLRDQIGAALQGGETNYPPSDGVLELRQAVQRFYERSLGLKYPLEGITIAGGARPVIYAIFRAVLDPGDVVVYPVPSWNNNHYAHMLGAKSVVVTTEASAGFMPTLAQLEPHLSSARLLCLCSPLNPTGTMLDPEALRAICQRIVEENRAREGRGQKPLILMYDHIYWVLNFGKKHVTPVELVPEMAPYTVFVDGISKAFAATGVRVGWGVGAPTIISRMRDVLGHVGAWAPKAEQVATARYLDDVPATESFLTTMRQRVDQRLEALYKGFQRMKDAGLPVDAIAPQGAIYLTVRFDVVGKDGLATNDAIRKRLLEKARFAVVPFQAFGLAEDTGWFRLSVGATSVAEIEEAMPRVEATVREILTAR; from the coding sequence ATGGCCATTGACCTGACCTCCCTCCCGCGTCCCTCTCGCGATGACACCACCGTGAGCAGCATGGTGCGTGGGCTCGTGGGCAGTGAAATCCTCCGCATCGCCGCGGAGATTCGCGAGCTCGTGGCCAAGGGCAACAAGGTGTGCAACCTCACCGTGGGGGACTTCAACCCGAAGGAGTTCCCCATCCCGGACGGCCTGCGCGACCAGATTGGCGCCGCGCTCCAGGGCGGTGAGACGAACTACCCGCCGTCCGACGGTGTGCTGGAGCTGCGCCAGGCCGTGCAGCGCTTCTACGAGCGCTCCCTGGGTCTGAAGTACCCGCTGGAGGGCATCACCATCGCGGGCGGCGCGCGGCCCGTCATCTACGCCATCTTCCGCGCGGTGCTCGACCCGGGGGACGTCGTCGTCTACCCGGTGCCGTCGTGGAACAACAACCACTACGCCCACATGCTGGGCGCGAAGAGCGTGGTGGTGACCACCGAGGCATCGGCGGGCTTCATGCCCACGCTGGCGCAGCTGGAGCCGCACCTGTCGTCCGCGCGCCTGCTCTGCCTGTGCAGCCCGCTCAACCCCACCGGCACCATGCTGGACCCGGAGGCCCTGCGCGCCATCTGCCAGCGCATCGTCGAGGAGAACCGCGCGCGCGAGGGCCGCGGCCAGAAGCCTCTCATCCTGATGTACGACCACATCTACTGGGTGCTGAACTTCGGCAAGAAGCACGTCACGCCCGTGGAGCTGGTGCCGGAGATGGCGCCGTACACCGTGTTCGTGGACGGCATCAGCAAGGCCTTCGCCGCCACCGGCGTGCGCGTGGGCTGGGGCGTGGGCGCGCCCACCATCATCTCCCGCATGCGCGACGTGCTGGGCCACGTGGGCGCCTGGGCCCCCAAGGCCGAACAGGTCGCCACCGCGCGCTACCTGGACGACGTCCCCGCCACCGAGTCCTTCCTGACGACGATGCGCCAGCGCGTCGACCAGCGCCTGGAGGCCCTCTACAAGGGCTTCCAGCGCATGAAGGACGCGGGCCTGCCGGTGGACGCCATCGCGCCGCAGGGCGCCATCTACCTCACCGTGCGCTTCGACGTGGTGGGCAAGGACGGCCTCGCCACCAACGACGCCATCCGCAAGCGCCTGCTGGAGAAGGCCCGCTTCGCCGTGGTGCCCTTCCAGGCGTTCGGCCTGGCGGAGGACACCGGCTGGTTCCGCCTCTCCGTGGGCGCCACCTCCGTCGCCGAAATCGAGGAGGCGATGCCTCGCGTGGAGGCCACCGTGCGTGAAATCCTCACGGCCCGGTAG